A region from the Candidatus Falkowbacteria bacterium genome encodes:
- a CDS encoding response regulator: MQNQIKVLIVDDEEIVVQGIKKGLEFAGFYVKTAIGGENAINILKDELFDLVIVDLVMPGMNGVETCKAVKKISSKIEVLLLSGYPQEIERLQMSFVEAGGKDLYLRKPLLVDEVKEAIYKLMCTK; encoded by the coding sequence ATGCAAAATCAAATCAAGGTGCTCATAGTGGATGATGAAGAGATAGTCGTACAGGGAATCAAAAAAGGGTTGGAGTTTGCTGGTTTTTATGTTAAAACCGCAATTGGCGGCGAAAATGCTATCAATATCCTAAAGGATGAACTTTTCGATCTGGTGATAGTGGACCTGGTCATGCCGGGGATGAACGGCGTAGAAACTTGCAAAGCGGTGAAGAAAATTTCTTCAAAGATCGAAGTCCTCTTGCTTTCAGGCTATCCTCAGGAAATCGAGAGGCTTCAGATGTCTTTTGTCGAAGCAGGGGGGAAAGACTTGTATCTCAGAAAGCCTCTGCTTGTGGATGAGGTCAAAGAGGCAATCTATAAGCTAATGTGCACAAAATAA